In Candidatus Edwardsbacteria bacterium, a single genomic region encodes these proteins:
- a CDS encoding adenylate kinase, producing MRIILFGAPGSGKGTQAAFISRDYGIPHISTGEMLREAARNGTEVGLKARSFMDRGALVPDEVMIEVVAQRLEKDDANKGFLLDGFPRTVEQAEKLDDILKLRGTSIDAVLWLEVDDRELVKRLTSRRTCSRCGAIFNLLFQAPKITDRCDKCESVLDQRVDDQQATAEKRLEVYQRQTSPLKEYYLSRGILEKIDGAKTPDEVYSSLKETLWSGRK from the coding sequence ATGAGGATCATCCTGTTCGGGGCCCCGGGCTCCGGCAAAGGGACCCAGGCGGCTTTTATCAGCCGGGATTACGGGATACCGCATATCTCCACCGGCGAGATGCTCAGAGAGGCTGCCAGGAACGGGACAGAGGTGGGGCTAAAAGCCAGATCTTTCATGGACCGCGGGGCGTTGGTGCCGGACGAGGTGATGATCGAAGTAGTGGCCCAGCGGCTGGAAAAAGATGACGCAAATAAAGGATTTTTGCTGGACGGTTTCCCCCGGACGGTGGAACAGGCCGAAAAACTGGATGATATCTTAAAGCTCCGGGGAACCAGCATCGATGCCGTTCTCTGGCTGGAGGTGGACGACAGGGAGCTGGTGAAAAGACTGACCTCCCGCCGGACCTGCTCCAGATGCGGGGCGATTTTCAACCTTCTGTTTCAGGCCCCTAAAATCACGGACAGATGCGATAAATGCGAATCGGTCCTGGACCAAAGGGTGGATGATCAGCAGGCCACCGCGGAAAAAAGGCTGGAGGTTTACCAGCGGCAGACATCACCGCTGAAGGAGTACTACCTCTCGCGCGGCATTCTGGAAAAAATAGACGGCGCTAAAACCCCCGATGAAGTATACAGCTCTTTAAAAGAAACCCTATGGTCCGGGCGGAAATGA
- the rpsQ gene encoding 30S ribosomal protein S17 produces the protein MAERNLRKTRMGKVVGDKMNKTIIVAVERRVKHPLYSRVVKRTTKYYAHSEDQSAKLGDTVRIIETKPISKTKRWRLVEVMEKAK, from the coding sequence ATGGCAGAGAGAAATTTAAGAAAGACCAGGATGGGCAAGGTGGTGGGCGACAAGATGAACAAGACCATCATCGTGGCCGTGGAGCGAAGGGTCAAACATCCTCTGTACAGCAGGGTGGTCAAAAGAACCACCAAATATTACGCCCATTCCGAGGATCAATCGGCCAAGCTGGGCGATACCGTCAGGATCATCGAGACCAAGCCCATCTCCAAGACCAAGCGCTGGCGTCTGGTGGAAGTGATGGAGAAGGCCAAGTAG
- the rplN gene encoding 50S ribosomal protein L14 encodes MIQQYTRVNIADNSGAKKAMCIQVMGGHFRRYGSVGDIIKVAIKDVLPGGAIKKGEVARAVIVRTRKEIRRKDGSYIRFDDNAAVIIDDKNEPRGTRIFGPVGRELRDRQFMKIISLAPEVI; translated from the coding sequence ATGATTCAACAATATACCAGGGTAAATATCGCCGACAACTCAGGGGCCAAGAAGGCCATGTGCATCCAGGTGATGGGCGGCCATTTCCGCCGCTACGGCTCGGTGGGCGACATCATCAAGGTGGCCATCAAGGACGTGCTGCCCGGCGGGGCCATCAAAAAAGGCGAGGTGGCCAGGGCGGTGATCGTCCGGACCAGGAAGGAGATCCGCCGCAAGGACGGTTCCTACATCCGGTTCGACGACAACGCCGCGGTGATCATCGACGACAAGAACGAGCCCAGGGGCACCCGCATTTTCGGCCCGGTGGGCCGGGAGCTGAGGGACCGTCAGTTCATGAAGATCATCTCCCTGGCACCGGAAGTGATATAG
- the rplV gene encoding 50S ribosomal protein L22 → MEALSRKRHIRVTPRKMRAVADLIRGKKCNEALSILKFVPKAGSPHLAKAVKSAVASAVETAGDVKADPDTLRISEIRVDEGIIMKRFRPRARGRADRRLKRTSNLLVRVSDQAK, encoded by the coding sequence ATGGAAGCATTATCCAGAAAAAGGCATATCCGGGTTACCCCCCGGAAGATGAGGGCCGTGGCCGACCTGATCAGGGGCAAGAAATGCAACGAGGCCCTGTCGATACTCAAATTCGTCCCTAAAGCGGGCAGCCCCCATCTGGCCAAGGCCGTCAAATCAGCCGTGGCCTCGGCGGTGGAGACAGCCGGCGATGTCAAGGCCGATCCCGATACCTTGAGGATATCCGAGATCAGGGTGGACGAGGGCATCATCATGAAGCGGTTCCGCCCCCGGGCCCGAGGCCGGGCCGACCGTCGGCTGAAACGCACCAGTAATCTCTTGGTTCGGGTTTCCGACCAGGCTAAATAA
- the rpmC gene encoding 50S ribosomal protein L29, which yields MKKTKELREMTRAEVEQKLKEETEANFNLKLRRSTQQIPNPLQLRHTRRSVARMKTVLNEDLKSIRKLAAGAGSKE from the coding sequence ATGAAGAAGACCAAAGAGCTCAGGGAGATGACCAGGGCCGAAGTGGAGCAGAAGCTGAAGGAGGAGACCGAAGCCAACTTCAACCTGAAACTGCGCCGCAGCACCCAGCAGATCCCCAACCCCCTGCAACTAAGGCACACCCGCCGTTCGGTGGCCCGGATGAAAACGGTTCTCAATGAGGACCTCAAGAGCATCCGCAAACTGGCCGCCGGCGCCGGATCGAAGGAGTAG
- the rplW gene encoding 50S ribosomal protein L23, giving the protein MNYRIIIRPLITEKITNLREKFNRYGFEVSRDANKHQIKQAVETLFKVKVKEVTTMNVMGKIKRLGRNQGKRPDWKKAIVTLAKDQKIEMIEGI; this is encoded by the coding sequence ATGAACTACAGAATCATTATAAGACCGCTGATTACCGAGAAGATCACCAACCTCCGCGAGAAATTTAACCGTTACGGCTTCGAGGTTTCCCGGGACGCCAATAAGCACCAGATCAAGCAGGCGGTGGAAACGCTGTTCAAGGTCAAGGTCAAGGAAGTGACCACCATGAACGTGATGGGCAAGATCAAGCGTCTGGGGCGCAACCAGGGAAAGCGGCCGGACTGGAAGAAGGCCATTGTCACCCTGGCCAAGGACCAGAAGATAGAGATGATCGAAGGTATTTAA
- the rplE gene encoding 50S ribosomal protein L5, which produces MARLREKYTKEVKPALVKKFGYKSVMQAPHLEKMVVNMGLGEGTQDPKLVEAAAKDLGTITGQKPSIRKAKKSIATFKLRAGVPIGAMVTLRGNMMYEFLDRLVNVAIPRIRDFRGVPTRSFDGRGNYTLGVKEQIIFPEINYDKVVKIFGMDITIVTTAKTDEEAKELLRLMGMPFQQK; this is translated from the coding sequence ATGGCAAGATTAAGAGAGAAATACACCAAGGAAGTCAAGCCGGCCCTGGTCAAAAAATTCGGATACAAGAGCGTGATGCAGGCCCCCCATTTGGAGAAGATGGTGGTCAACATGGGGCTGGGCGAGGGCACCCAGGATCCCAAGCTGGTGGAGGCCGCCGCCAAGGATCTGGGCACCATCACCGGCCAGAAGCCGTCCATCCGCAAAGCCAAGAAATCCATCGCCACTTTCAAGCTGCGGGCCGGGGTGCCCATTGGCGCCATGGTGACCCTGCGGGGCAATATGATGTACGAGTTTTTGGACCGGCTGGTCAACGTGGCCATCCCCCGTATCCGTGACTTCCGGGGCGTGCCCACCAGATCGTTCGACGGCCGGGGCAACTACACCCTGGGGGTCAAGGAGCAGATCATCTTCCCGGAGATCAACTACGACAAGGTGGTCAAAATATTCGGCATGGACATCACCATTGTCACCACCGCCAAGACCGACGAGGAGGCCAAGGAACTGCTGCGCCTGATGGGCATGCCGTTCCAGCAGAAGTAG
- the rplR gene encoding 50S ribosomal protein L18, which produces MSDKAKQTRDARIRRHIRIRRKVRGTGERPRLCVFRSSKHIYAQIIDDFNHKTLASTGRLEHSDSGKIAESKLVGQRIAKLALDKGITQVIFDRGGYIYHGRVKALAEAAREAGLKF; this is translated from the coding sequence ATGTCAGATAAAGCAAAACAGACCAGGGACGCCAGGATCAGGCGTCACATCAGAATTCGCCGCAAGGTCAGGGGGACCGGGGAGCGTCCCAGGTTGTGTGTGTTCCGCAGTTCCAAACACATCTATGCCCAGATCATCGACGATTTTAATCACAAGACCCTGGCCTCCACCGGACGGCTGGAGCACTCCGACAGCGGCAAGATAGCCGAGAGCAAGCTGGTGGGCCAGAGGATCGCCAAGCTGGCCCTGGACAAGGGGATCACCCAGGTGATCTTCGACCGCGGGGGATACATCTACCACGGCCGGGTGAAGGCCCTAGCCGAAGCAGCCAGAGAAGCAGGTTTAAAATTCTAA
- the rplB gene encoding 50S ribosomal protein L2 encodes MAIKSYKPTTPGMRHRTGYSFDEITSSKPKKSLLSSLKKSGGRNSHGRVTADHRGGGHKRAYRLIDFKRNKFAIPATVAAIEYDPNRSCRIALLKYADGEWRYIIAPVGLTVGDKILSGSGIDIKVGNCMPLSEIPLGSAIHNIELKKGKGGQMVRTAGGSAQLMAKEAEYAHLRLPSGEVRLVRLECMATLGQVGNLENENISIGKAGRNRWLGVKPHSRGVAKNPHDHPMGGGEGKSSGGRHPCSSKGLLSKGKKTRKKKKTTSKFILKRRK; translated from the coding sequence ATGGCTATCAAATCATATAAACCTACCACCCCGGGAATGCGTCATCGCACCGGATACAGTTTTGACGAGATCACATCATCAAAACCAAAGAAGTCATTACTGTCCTCGCTGAAAAAATCGGGCGGACGCAACAGCCACGGGAGGGTAACGGCCGACCACCGGGGCGGCGGCCATAAGAGGGCCTACCGGCTGATTGATTTCAAGCGTAATAAATTCGCCATCCCGGCCACCGTGGCCGCAATTGAATACGACCCCAACCGCTCCTGCCGCATAGCGTTGCTGAAATATGCCGACGGCGAATGGCGCTATATCATTGCTCCAGTAGGACTGACGGTGGGCGACAAGATCCTTTCCGGCTCAGGCATCGATATCAAAGTAGGCAATTGCATGCCCCTGTCCGAGATCCCATTGGGCAGCGCCATCCACAACATCGAGCTCAAAAAAGGCAAGGGCGGACAGATGGTCCGGACCGCCGGCGGCTCGGCCCAGTTGATGGCCAAGGAGGCTGAATACGCCCACCTCCGGCTGCCATCGGGCGAGGTGCGCTTGGTCCGGCTGGAATGCATGGCCACTTTGGGACAGGTGGGCAATTTGGAGAACGAGAATATATCCATCGGCAAGGCCGGACGCAACCGCTGGCTGGGCGTCAAACCCCACAGCCGCGGCGTGGCCAAGAACCCGCATGACCACCCGATGGGCGGCGGTGAGGGAAAATCATCCGGCGGCAGGCATCCCTGCAGTTCCAAGGGCCTACTGTCTAAGGGCAAAAAGACCAGAAAGAAGAAGAAGACAACCAGTAAATTCATCCTTAAGAGGAGAAAATAA
- the rplF gene encoding 50S ribosomal protein L6, with protein sequence MSRVGKKPISLPQGVKAEIKTGSVKVTGPKGSIEQPFHPNIKVALEGDKLTVSRSSDDKFDRALHGLTRALLANAVTGVSLGFQKVLQVYGIGYKAIIDPKGLTLSLGYSHTVYLPKPDGIEFEIQDQPLLKVKDKTYQTSIVVKGINRQTVGEVAAAIRQFRKPEPYQGKGIRYSTEIVRRKAGKAAAGAGG encoded by the coding sequence GTGTCTCGGGTTGGAAAAAAACCAATAAGCTTGCCCCAGGGGGTGAAGGCCGAAATCAAAACCGGCTCGGTCAAAGTGACCGGCCCCAAGGGATCCATAGAACAGCCCTTCCACCCCAACATCAAGGTGGCGCTGGAGGGCGATAAATTGACGGTGTCCCGGAGCAGCGACGATAAGTTCGACCGGGCTTTGCACGGATTGACCCGGGCCCTGCTGGCCAACGCGGTCACCGGAGTAAGCCTGGGCTTCCAGAAGGTGCTGCAGGTATACGGGATCGGCTATAAGGCGATCATAGACCCCAAAGGCCTGACCCTGTCGCTGGGATATTCCCATACCGTCTACCTGCCCAAGCCAGACGGCATAGAGTTCGAGATCCAGGACCAGCCGCTGCTGAAGGTCAAGGACAAGACCTACCAGACCAGCATCGTGGTCAAGGGCATCAACCGTCAGACGGTGGGGGAGGTGGCGGCCGCCATCCGACAGTTCCGAAAACCGGAACCATACCAGGGCAAGGGCATCAGATACAGCACCGAGATTGTCCGCCGCAAGGCCGGCAAGGCCGCAGCGGGGGCCGGCGGGTAA
- the rpmD gene encoding 50S ribosomal protein L30: MSKTKKLRITQIHSTIDRTEKQKRIVRSLGIRKLYHTVEQNDTPQIRGMVKKIEHLLKVEEIAEGVK; encoded by the coding sequence GTGTCAAAAACAAAGAAGCTAAGAATAACCCAGATTCATTCCACCATCGACCGTACCGAAAAGCAGAAGAGGATCGTCAGATCGCTGGGCATCAGAAAACTCTACCATACGGTGGAGCAGAACGATACCCCCCAGATCAGGGGGATGGTCAAAAAGATTGAGCATCTGCTGAAAGTGGAAGAGATCGCCGAAGGAGTCAAATAA
- the rpsS gene encoding 30S ribosomal protein S19 yields the protein MSRSLKKGPYIDPKLMAKVEAMAASGEKRVIKTWARRSMVPPEFVSYTIAVHNGNKFIPVYITENMVGHKLGEFAPTRTFRKHGAVGKEVDKKKRTETTTAAIPAAAATAAAPAATKA from the coding sequence ATGTCTCGCTCCCTTAAAAAAGGACCTTATATCGATCCCAAACTGATGGCCAAGGTGGAAGCTATGGCAGCCTCGGGGGAAAAGAGGGTCATCAAGACCTGGGCCCGGCGCTCCATGGTGCCCCCCGAATTCGTCAGCTATACCATCGCGGTCCACAACGGCAATAAATTCATCCCGGTATATATCACCGAAAACATGGTGGGGCACAAGCTGGGCGAATTCGCGCCCACCCGGACCTTCCGCAAGCACGGGGCGGTCGGCAAGGAAGTAGACAAGAAGAAAAGGACCGAGACCACTACCGCCGCCATACCGGCAGCTGCAGCTACAGCGGCAGCCCCGGCGGCCACCAAGGCATAA
- the rplP gene encoding 50S ribosomal protein L16 — translation MLMPKRVKHRKQRRGRMCGLATRGHYVAFGEFGLQSLDAAWITDRQIEAARVAMTRFIKRGGRVWIRIFPDKPVTSKPAETRMGKGKGAPDHWVAVVKPGRVMFEIGGIPEATAKKAMLLASHKLPVKTRMVPRHRHIEVKQ, via the coding sequence ATGTTGATGCCAAAGCGGGTAAAACACCGCAAACAAAGAAGGGGACGCATGTGCGGCCTGGCCACCAGGGGCCATTACGTAGCCTTTGGGGAATTCGGGCTCCAGTCGTTGGATGCCGCCTGGATCACCGATCGGCAGATCGAAGCGGCCAGGGTGGCCATGACCAGGTTCATAAAGAGAGGCGGCCGGGTCTGGATCAGGATCTTTCCCGATAAACCAGTGACCTCCAAGCCGGCCGAGACCAGAATGGGCAAGGGAAAAGGGGCTCCCGATCACTGGGTGGCCGTGGTCAAGCCGGGCCGGGTGATGTTCGAGATCGGGGGGATCCCCGAGGCCACCGCCAAGAAGGCCATGCTGCTGGCTTCCCACAAATTGCCTGTTAAAACCAGGATGGTTCCACGCCATCGTCATATCGAGGTAAAGCAATGA
- the rpsC gene encoding 30S ribosomal protein S3: MGQKTHPIGLRLGIIKTWDSRWFAKNDFASLLEEDERIRRYLRQKLMNASISKIEIERTSKRVTVTIHTSRPGIVIGRKGGEIEKLKAEIQHLTAQKEVHLNITEIKVPEMDARLVADNIARQLEQRISFRRAMKKAVQSTLRMGAYGIKIACGGRLGGAEIARTESYREGRVPMHTLRADIDYATSTSHTTFGCIGIKVWIFKGEVLGKQAVAK; encoded by the coding sequence TTGGGTCAGAAGACACATCCCATAGGGTTAAGGCTGGGGATCATTAAGACTTGGGATTCAAGGTGGTTCGCCAAGAATGATTTTGCCAGCCTGCTGGAGGAGGACGAAAGGATCCGCCGCTACCTGCGGCAGAAGCTGATGAATGCCAGCATTTCCAAGATAGAGATCGAAAGGACATCCAAGCGGGTCACGGTGACCATCCATACTTCAAGGCCGGGCATTGTCATCGGCCGCAAGGGCGGCGAGATCGAAAAGCTGAAGGCCGAGATCCAGCACCTGACCGCGCAGAAGGAAGTCCATCTGAATATCACCGAGATAAAGGTGCCCGAAATGGACGCCCGCCTGGTGGCCGATAATATCGCCCGTCAGCTGGAACAGCGGATCTCTTTCCGCCGGGCCATGAAGAAGGCCGTTCAGAGCACCCTCAGAATGGGGGCCTACGGGATCAAGATCGCCTGCGGCGGACGCCTGGGCGGGGCCGAGATCGCCCGGACCGAAAGCTACCGCGAGGGCCGGGTGCCCATGCACACCCTCCGGGCCGATATCGATTACGCCACCTCCACCTCGCACACCACCTTCGGCTGCATCGGGATCAAGGTCTGGATATTCAAGGGCGAGGTGCTGGGCAAGCAGGCCGTGGCCAAATAA
- the rpsE gene encoding 30S ribosomal protein S5 produces the protein MLAKVNLNSLGDIKEQVVHINRVAKVVKGGKRFGFTALVTVGDGNGHVGIGKGKAREVSEAIRKATEDAKKSISHYSIADGKIPYQVLGKYGASEVVLRPAGPGTGVIAGNVVRSVLEACGVTDILTKSLGSNNPHNLVKATLNGLKQLRLPQDIMAERFKEKEAKPAAKPADAKPADAKPDDAKPDEVKPTETKLAEAAPDEAKPEAPAQ, from the coding sequence ATTTTGGCAAAGGTAAACTTAAATTCCCTGGGCGATATCAAAGAGCAGGTGGTGCACATCAACCGGGTGGCCAAGGTGGTCAAAGGCGGCAAGCGTTTTGGCTTCACGGCCTTGGTTACGGTGGGCGACGGCAACGGACATGTGGGCATCGGCAAGGGAAAGGCCCGCGAAGTATCGGAGGCCATCCGTAAGGCCACCGAGGATGCCAAGAAGAGCATCTCCCACTACTCCATCGCCGACGGCAAGATACCCTATCAGGTCCTGGGAAAATACGGCGCCAGCGAAGTGGTCCTGCGCCCGGCCGGGCCGGGCACCGGAGTGATAGCCGGCAACGTGGTCCGCTCTGTCCTGGAGGCCTGCGGGGTCACCGACATTCTCACCAAGAGCCTGGGCTCGAACAATCCCCATAACCTGGTGAAGGCCACCCTGAACGGCCTGAAGCAGCTGCGTCTGCCCCAGGACATCATGGCCGAGAGGTTCAAGGAGAAGGAGGCCAAACCCGCCGCCAAACCGGCCGACGCCAAGCCTGCCGACGCCAAACCGGACGACGCCAAACCGGACGAAGTCAAGCCGACTGAAACCAAGCTGGCCGAAGCCGCTCCGGACGAAGCCAAGCCGGAAGCCCCGGCTCAGTAA
- the rplX gene encoding 50S ribosomal protein L24, whose protein sequence is MKIKKNDSVIVIAGNDKGKKGKVLKILSDKGRAIVEGVNFVKRHTKPRKQGEKSGILEKEAAINLTNLMAICTKCDKGVRVGTRTLADGKRARVCKSCGEMLDKE, encoded by the coding sequence ATGAAGATCAAAAAGAACGACAGCGTCATCGTAATAGCCGGCAACGACAAGGGCAAGAAGGGAAAAGTCCTGAAAATATTGTCGGACAAGGGCCGGGCCATTGTGGAGGGGGTAAATTTCGTCAAGCGCCATACCAAGCCCCGCAAGCAGGGCGAGAAGAGCGGGATCCTGGAAAAGGAGGCGGCGATCAACCTCACCAACCTGATGGCGATCTGCACCAAGTGCGACAAGGGAGTCAGGGTTGGCACCCGGACTCTGGCCGACGGAAAACGGGCCCGGGTCTGCAAATCCTGCGGCGAGATGCTGGACAAAGAATAG
- a CDS encoding type Z 30S ribosomal protein S14 codes for MARKAMIEKAARPKYQVRQHNRCNRCGRSRAYYRDFGLCRICLRELILRGEVPGLTKASW; via the coding sequence ATGGCCAGAAAGGCTATGATCGAAAAGGCTGCCAGGCCAAAATATCAGGTGAGACAGCATAACCGCTGCAACCGCTGCGGCCGCTCCCGTGCATATTACCGGGATTTCGGCTTATGCCGGATCTGCCTGAGGGAACTGATCCTGCGGGGCGAGGTCCCGGGCCTGACCAAAGCCAGCTGGTAA
- the rpsH gene encoding 30S ribosomal protein S8, translating into MSMTDPIADMLTRIRNAGKAKLKKVDIPSSKMKLGITKILMKERLISNFKYITDNRQNIIRVYIRYDDKGSHFITGLKRVSTPGLRVYAPGDKVPKVKSGTGLAIISTSQGLMKDKDARKSGVGGEVVCYIW; encoded by the coding sequence ATGTCGATGACCGATCCCATTGCCGATATGCTGACCAGAATCCGAAATGCGGGCAAAGCCAAACTGAAGAAGGTGGACATCCCGTCGTCCAAGATGAAGCTGGGGATCACCAAGATCCTGATGAAGGAGCGCCTGATCTCCAACTTCAAATATATCACCGACAACCGGCAGAATATCATCCGCGTCTACATTAGATACGACGATAAGGGCAGCCATTTCATCACGGGGCTTAAAAGGGTCAGCACCCCCGGCCTGAGGGTCTACGCCCCCGGGGACAAAGTGCCCAAGGTGAAAAGCGGAACCGGCCTGGCTATTATCTCCACCTCCCAGGGCCTGATGAAGGACAAGGATGCCCGCAAGAGCGGGGTGGGCGGCGAAGTAGTCTGTTACATCTGGTAA
- the secY gene encoding preprotein translocase subunit SecY: MFEKIKNIFNIPELRRRILFTMALLVVYRIGGHLPTAGIDTQVLAEFFRAQRGTLFGMYDLFVGGNLSRATIFALGIMPYITSSIIMQLMGAVIPFLEKLQREGEQGRKKINQYTRYATVGLALVQSYGISLFLESLAPNGVPVVPHPGLGFKLLTAVTMTAGTVFVMWLGEQITERGIGNGISMIIFVGCLDVIPGDLLNTYISVKGGAIGIIPLTLIGILMILVTAAVVLMTQGARKIPVQYAKRVVGRKVYGGQSTYIPLGFNTAGVIPIIFAQSVLSFPMTLGTFIKGEWAQTLMAMFSPGAFLYNLIYGLMIIFFAYFYTAIVINPGDMADNMKKYGGFIPGIRPGSKTAEYIERILTRITLPGAIFYALIAVLPTILMNAAHIPFYFGGTTLLIIVGVALDTLQQIESHLLMRHYEGFIKKGKISGRSGRM, from the coding sequence ATGTTTGAAAAGATAAAAAATATATTCAATATCCCGGAGCTCAGGAGAAGGATCCTTTTCACCATGGCTCTGCTGGTGGTCTACCGTATCGGCGGCCACCTGCCCACCGCCGGCATCGACACCCAGGTCCTGGCCGAATTTTTCCGGGCCCAGCGTGGCACCCTGTTCGGGATGTACGACCTGTTCGTGGGTGGAAACTTAAGTCGGGCCACCATCTTCGCCCTGGGGATCATGCCCTATATCACCTCCTCCATCATCATGCAGCTGATGGGCGCAGTTATACCTTTCCTGGAGAAACTGCAGAGGGAGGGCGAGCAGGGGCGCAAGAAGATCAACCAGTACACCCGTTATGCCACGGTGGGCCTGGCGTTGGTCCAGTCCTACGGCATCTCGCTGTTCCTGGAGAGCTTGGCTCCCAACGGGGTCCCGGTGGTTCCCCATCCCGGCTTGGGATTCAAATTGCTGACAGCTGTCACTATGACCGCCGGCACTGTTTTCGTGATGTGGCTGGGGGAGCAGATCACCGAGCGGGGCATCGGCAACGGCATCTCCATGATAATTTTTGTGGGTTGCCTGGACGTCATTCCCGGCGATCTGCTTAATACCTATATTTCAGTGAAGGGCGGGGCCATCGGCATCATCCCCCTGACCCTGATCGGCATTCTGATGATATTGGTCACGGCCGCGGTGGTGCTGATGACCCAGGGAGCCCGAAAGATCCCGGTGCAGTATGCCAAGCGGGTGGTGGGCCGGAAAGTGTACGGCGGACAGAGCACTTATATTCCGCTGGGTTTCAATACCGCCGGCGTCATCCCCATCATCTTCGCTCAGAGCGTGCTGTCGTTCCCCATGACTCTAGGGACCTTCATCAAGGGAGAGTGGGCCCAGACCCTGATGGCCATGTTTTCGCCCGGGGCCTTTCTCTACAACCTGATCTATGGGCTGATGATCATCTTCTTTGCCTATTTCTACACCGCCATCGTCATCAATCCGGGCGACATGGCCGATAACATGAAAAAATACGGCGGGTTCATTCCCGGCATCAGGCCGGGCTCCAAAACCGCCGAATATATCGAGCGGATCCTCACCAGGATCACCCTGCCGGGGGCCATATTCTACGCCCTGATAGCAGTGCTGCCCACCATCCTGATGAATGCGGCCCATATCCCGTTCTACTTCGGCGGTACCACATTGCTGATCATCGTGGGGGTGGCCCTGGATACCCTGCAGCAGATAGAGTCCCACCTGCTGATGAGACATTACGAAGGCTTCATAAAGAAGGGCAAGATCTCCGGCCGATCCGGAAGGATGTAG
- the rplO gene encoding 50S ribosomal protein L15: MKLNDIRPAKGSVKKSKRRGCGTGSGHGGTSTRGHKGQKSRAGSGAKVPAWFEGGQMPLQRRLPKRGFTPLKRMVYQLVDISSLAKISGAKEIDPAYLAKKGLIKSIKKPIKILGKGELKNALTVKASAFSDGARKSIEAAGGKAEIAA, encoded by the coding sequence ATGAAGCTTAACGATATCAGACCGGCCAAAGGTTCGGTCAAGAAAAGCAAGCGGCGGGGCTGCGGGACCGGCTCCGGACACGGCGGCACCTCCACCCGCGGGCACAAGGGGCAGAAATCCCGGGCCGGTTCGGGAGCCAAGGTCCCGGCCTGGTTCGAAGGCGGCCAGATGCCGCTGCAGCGCAGGCTTCCCAAGAGGGGCTTCACCCCGCTGAAGAGAATGGTCTACCAGCTGGTGGACATCTCTTCATTGGCCAAGATCTCCGGAGCCAAGGAGATCGATCCGGCCTACCTGGCCAAGAAGGGGCTGATAAAAAGCATCAAGAAGCCGATCAAGATCCTGGGCAAGGGCGAGCTGAAGAACGCTCTGACGGTCAAGGCCAGCGCTTTTTCCGACGGCGCCCGGAAATCGATAGAAGCCGCCGGGGGCAAGGCCGAGATAGCCGCATAG